One window of the Penaeus monodon isolate SGIC_2016 chromosome 1, NSTDA_Pmon_1, whole genome shotgun sequence genome contains the following:
- the LOC119597884 gene encoding MICAL-like protein 1 isoform X3, producing MCHKYQKDLKHRRYRSIPSTASINNISTTSTTSTTSTTSNGTVPYDDEDDIIISLIRKILTETPEADTEAIMEHRGTKALEVWARRATDGYQGVSITNMSTAWRNGLAFCALIHRFRPDLIDFASLKPENILENNALAFRVAEQHLGIPALLDAEDMVENDVPDRLSVLTYVSQFYQAFHSMGLTSPKRIVNTSASTQSPLPGVNKSKPLPTPQPKTKTEIKTDKVLTGGRGRREVCVGCNNPVYLAERLLVGSPGQLMHRTCFRCARCSTQLTLASYYETEKSQFCCETCPDEERPVIPDVDSTSIASSASTKLARQSSASDSESDSDSEDSDEESDSYSNDADNMLEDVSHISSTQNEISSRLPKPRTVFLTKTLEYEDSKDEPEEPKEDNTHLSRASNFSQVSPALFGSKVKDSGVEGKRDSRPDHCDNAKVLKTDPPERLTLDTGQGDRVSSISNGKGKGSSSIVAERLKLFREIGNKTTNADRAKSGIVLSSKVISEKKENVQIKEKESVSKQEETLDIDERDKDEDTKDISNGKDVQVDKFISDYLQKDEIEDMEVDSKTDSEKTKENDTPSIVIPSITMTAESTDEKLSQDDDAKQDEARQLAEEEQSPKPSHSTNAQVKEFNPFEDEDESQQDESGVMVNQSHCSPATDKNDATLASHDSGADVSSASAQSVHYPNDLNPFGSDEEEEEEKESEPAQVEECEKQTKKLIKVNLNPFGSDEEDLSEDESKAVEEKEKTLKNLNPFWSDEDEDEDEKDKVSSSSSTPTKNKVKPPRPPPPTLARNSTPSQMYGTLSAKSSPSSVGGTTPGKKIIAPPPPSARELFPQEQDVPVHGPPKPPRSPALTKVHPHPSPSSPGGSVALKRKDRRAPAPPQAATPRSGRTSPTDTINSDSLSVSSFGAQSQTVQGQEGLARNPSMSKSEAGEWQRKKGPAPPRPVPQKRALKKMPMRLVQQELQDIEIKQTELERQGVLLETAIRKRTESTSNNPQDEVANAPNSGPNSIEVEDMILQLFELVNEKNELFRRQTELMYLKREKRLEEEYVELEYQIRCLMLKPPGEKSSEDTAQEEDLIARLVKVVEQRDEIINCLELDRLREAQEDESIATHMMQYQGRHFKGCHL from the exons CCATCATGGAGCACCGCGGCACCAAGGCCCTGGAGGTGTGGGCCAGGAGGGCCACCGATGGCTACCAGGGGGTCAGCATCACCAACATGTCGACCGCCTGGCGCAACGGCCTCGCCTTCTGCGCTCTCATTCACCGCTTCAGGCCGGACCTCAT TGACTTTGCATCCTTGAAGCCAGAAAACATCTTGGAGAACAATGCTCTGGCCTTTCGTGTGGCTGAGCAGCACCTGGGCATCCCTGCACTCCTCGATGCAGAAGACATGGTGGAGAACGATGTGCCTGACCGGCTGTCTGTGCTCACCTACGTGTCGCAGTTCTACCAGGCCTTCCACAGCATGGGCCTGACTAGTCCAAAACGGATTGTGAACACGTCCGCATCAACACAGTCTCCCTTACCTGGGGTTAACAAGAGCAaacccctccccactccacagcccaagacaaagacagagatcaAGACAGATAAG GTGTTGACAGGTGGACGAGGACGTCGTGAAGTGTGCGTAGGATGTAACAACCCGGTATATCTAGCTGAGCGCCTTTTAGTGGGTTCTCCAGGTCAGCTGATGCATAGAACATGTTTCCGTTGTGCCCGATGCTCAACTCAGCTGACACTTGCCAGTTACTATGAGACCGAAAAGAGTCAGTTTTGTTGTGAAACATGCCCAGATGAAGAACGCCCTGTTATACCAGATGTTGATTCTACTAGCATAGCCAGCAGTGCCTCGACTAAGCTTGCCCGCCAGTCATCTGCCTCAGATTCAGAATCGGACTCTGACAGCGAGGACTCTGATGAAGAAAGTGACAGTTACAGTAATGATGCAGATAATATGTTAGAAGACGTATCCCACATTAGCAGCACACAAAACGAAATTTCTTCTAGACTGCCCAAACCCAGGACTGTATTTTTAACAAAGACTTTAGAATATGAAGACTCAAAGGACGAACCAGAGGAGCCCAAGGAAGACAACACTCATCTCAGTAGAGCAAGCAACTTTTCCCAAGTCTCCCCTGCACTGTTTGGATCAAAGGTTAAGGACTCCGGAGTCGAGGGCAAGAGAGACTCCCGTCCAGACCATTGTGATAATGCCAAAGTTCTGAAAACAGACCCACCTGAAAGACTAACCCTTGACACAGGGCAAGGTGATAGGGTTTCGAGTATTTCCAATGGCAAAGGGAAGGGTTCCTCTTCCATTGTTGCTGAACGCTTAAAATTATTCAGAGAAATTGGTAATAAAACTACAAATGCAGATAGAGCAAAAAGCGGTATAGTTTTAAGTTCAAAAGTTatttcagaaaagaaagaaaatgttcagattaaagaaaaggagagtgtTTCAAAACAAGAAGAGACACTTGATATcgatgagagagataaagatgaagatacaAAAGATATATCGAATGGTAAGGATGTACAGGTTGATAAATTTATTTCGGACTACTTACAAAAAGATGAAATTGAAGATATGGAGGTTGACTCAAAAACAGATtctgaaaaaacaaaagaaaatgatacaCCATCTATTGTTATTCCATCTATTACAATGACTGCAGAAAGCACAGATGAGAAACTTTCACAAGATGATGATGCTAAGCAAGATGAAGCTAGACAACTGGCTGAAGAAGAACAAAGCCCAAAACCTTCCCACAGCACAAATGCTCAGGTCAAGGAATTTAATCCAtttgaagacgaagacgaatCTCAGCAGGATGAGAGTGGTGTCATGGTGAACCAGTCTCATTGTAGTCCTGCCACTGACAAAAATGATGCCACTTTGGCCTCTCATGACAGTGGGGCTGATGTCTCTTCTGCTTCTGCGCAATCCGTCCACTACCCGAACGATCTCAATCCCTTTGGaagtgatgaagaggaagaggaggagaaggagtctGAACCAGCACAAGTAGAAGAATGTGAGAAACAGACCAAGAAGCTCATCAAGGTGAATCTTAATCCATTTGGAAGCGATGAAGAAGATCTGTCTGAAGATGAGAGCAAGGCagttgaagagaaagagaagactttGAAGAATCTGAATCCCTTCTggagtgatgaggatgaggatgaggatgagaaggataaGGTCAGCAGTTCAAGTTCAACACCAACTAAAAATAAGGTCAAGCCCCCAAGGCCACCACCTCCAACACTGGCCAGAAATAG TACTCCATCCCAAATGTATGGCACCCTTAGTGCAAAGAGTAGTCCATCTTCAGTGGGTGGCACTACCCCAGGCAAGAAAATCATTGCCCCTCCGCCCCCAAGCGCAAGAGAACTCTTCCCGCAAGAGCAAGATGTGCCAGTGCATGGTCCTCCCAAGCCCCCAAGGTCCCCGGCTCTGACCAAGGtgcatccccatccctccccttcctctcctggcGGCTCTGTGGCTCTCAAGAGGAAGGATCGAAGGGCGCCTGCCCCACCTCAAGCTGCCACCCCAAGAAGTGGCAGGACCTCCCCAACAGATACCATTAACAGCGACTCTTTATCTGTATCTAGCTTTGGGGCTCAAAGCCAGACGGTGCAAGGGCAGGAGG GTCTGGCCAGGAATCCCTCAATGAGCAAGAGTGAAGCTGGGGAGTGGCAGCGCAAAAAGGGGCCGGCTCCACCACGCCCTGTCCCCCAGAAGCGTGCCCTCAAGAAGATGCCCATGCGGCTGGTTCAGCAAGAACTCCAAGATATTGAAATCAAGCAGACAGAGTTGGAGCGTCAAGGTGTCCTGCTTGAGACTGCCATCCGCAAGAGGACGGAGAGCACCTCCAATAACCCACAGGATGAGGTGGCCAATGCACCCAACAGTGGGCCTAACAGCATAGAGGTGGAAGACATGATACTTCAGCTCTTTGAATTGGTCAATGAGAAGAATGAGCTATTTCGCCGTCAGACTGAACTTATGTACCT TAAACGTGAGAAACGTCTTGAGGAGGAGTATGTAGAGCTGGAGTATCAAATTCGTTGTCTAATGCTGAAGCCACCTGGGGAGAAATCATCTGAAGATACTGCTCAAGAAGAGGACTTGATTGCCCGCTTGGTGAAGGTAGTGGAACAACGTGATGAAATCATCAATTGCCTTGAGTTGGATAGATTACGGGAAGCTCAGGAGGACGAAAGCATTGCTACACATATGATGCAATACCAAG GTAGACATTTCAAGGGATGCCACTTATGA